DNA sequence from the Euwallacea fornicatus isolate EFF26 chromosome 2, ASM4011564v1, whole genome shotgun sequence genome:
GTAGGTTGTAGCTTTTTCAGGGCCCAAATGGGTTTTCTTGATGTGATGCCTTAAAACTGATTTGTTTCCTGTTTCAAAGGAACAATTATAACATATAAAAATGTTCCTTTTCTGGTGGGTCATGAATagaatattttgcaaattgtttTGTGGCTTTGAAACTGGTTTTACTCTATTAAAAGTTTGAGTCAAAGAGTATTGCTGATTATCTTTGAGCTGAAAAACTTACTGAGAATCTCCACCTTCATTATCTGATTTAATGTCAATTTCCTCATATTTTATTGTGTGATCTAGATTGTATTTCATATGAAGAGATTTCCTGCAATAacttatttgtaaataaactcAAAATTACTTCAAACTACCTACTTTTCTCGCTCAGTATTTCCATTCTGATTCACATCACCTGGAAgctcttttttaatatttttttttaactttatataaaaattcactACAGTTTGGGACTCCctaaaaagtaaaacaatttttaagcaaCCTTAATCTACATATACCAAACTGTAATCATACTCAATTCCAAACTCCTCTTCATAGCTATCACTATCTGAATCTGAACTTGAGCTGTACTTCTCTGTCTTAACATTAGTGGCATTAATGTAAAGTGGCACCCTGTTTAGGACCACCACTAATTTGGGGTTGTTATACGAGGTAGCAGTTTCTTCATTAACCCCCTTTAAGGTGGACGGTAGCATGATACAAGTTTGGGATTTATAGTCACTTGGAAGCACGTTATCACATTCTAttgcattgatttttttgtaaataatagaGTTATTGCCTAGAGCGTCAATTTTGGTTACAACCACATAGAAAGAActtaaataacataaaataaaaagaaatttataaataataacaagaaGAAATAACAACTACGTCGCcatgtttgttttgtttgcaTTTAACGCGGAGTTGGCACCACCGCCACCCTCCACCACATGACGCTAATTACGCTGCTTTGGCCTTAATTTGATAATATCGGATTCAAGtgaagatatttttgaaagtttccGTTTTATGATTAAACTGTCTTCGGCATTTTGAAgagtataattaattaatttcaaaatagctatttattaaatagttGAAGCAGCGTATTGAGGCGTGAAAGAAGAATGGTTTCTAAATTTACCCTCCTTGCATGGGGTCCCTGTGAAAAGCGTATTGTCCTGTTGTTGGGGTAAGATAAATAAGGCTGAGTAGATAAAGTTATGTGCGAGTTATATAGTTCATAAtgcataaaaattgcaaagaaaGTTGAAAAGATATGAACTTACTATGTTATTTGTTATGTATGTGTTATGCGCTGCATAAAACGTAATTGATATGGCCGTGAAGCCAACTTTTTAAGCTAAGAAATATTTTGCGTTACGCGCTGTGCAAACCTTCCATTACCGGAGACTCAAATACGTCAATGTGAAACCCAAATCATTATAACGTTTAACCTAGTTTTGCTGGATACAGTTGTCAAGTAAATTCAGGTtaacattttacaatttcaCAACCCCCCAATTCCCCATTTTAACCATTCATCCCTATGCAAGTTTTATTCCTGTTTGTCTTAGATTTTTAGAGTAAAATTATTGCGCTCTGTTCTTACTGTTTTGTAGattcaaattcatttctttTCAAGCAAAATCTTAGaatactgaaaaataaactagggcgaattaaaatttttcttgttttctttttcagtttaataaaGTGATGTGGGTCTTATATTAATCCTAGATGTTTTGATTGAGAATGTAGAttcttgtaaaaatatttttaggtttgTTCATAAAACAGCAGATGCAAAATCaccaaatatatatattaatatgaCACTGAGTCTCACAAACCAAAAGAGatgttttttcattaatttatatagGGCCGTGGAGTGTGTCCAGACGATTATTTTgagctattttttttaaggtaattaTCCCACGTGTTCGCGAGATATCGgagtttgaaatttgaagagtGGCAAAAAGTCGATACCACCCCGtttagagaaaatttttaaatttttcgatgTACTCTTTTCGCTTTAGCGAAACGATATAGATTCTATATCGATCCACATATGTGCCTCAATGGAGGTCTCGGACAACTGGAAAAGCATTTTTAGGAACCCCCAATTTGGAgcactttcaaaataataaaagataGGCCGAGTTAAAAGTGCTAGAACTATAATAATATGGAATAACATTATTAcagaaaaatatatctaaaatTAGAACGTCTAGGTAATTAAATATGGCAGAAACGTGTAGTGCCGGAATTGAAAGTACAGAAAGACCTATTGTTCCGCATTGAAGTCTGGTCTCTCGTGTGCTGTGGGATTCCTTCAATAATTAGGTATCTGCaattgagcacatataattattttcgcccTCCCCAATTTCCAAATGGTTGATGGGTCGTAGGACGTGTCTATACATACATAATTGAAGTAAgtacataattgaaaaatttgaagcttcgTGCTTGTTCAAAACTCTGCATCGAGTAAGTTATTATTAAGTCAATGAATAAGAAACCCATTTCCATTATATTTCAATTAGTAATGAGATTTTCAAAGCATATATGTAGCAAtcactataaatatttttagtacgCATTCATTATATGTGTAAAACGTCGATTATCAGAAAAGGTCATTAAACCAAccattgtaaatattttaaaataaaacggtCTTTATGGCACCTGTGTGGTTATTAAGCAAACAATTATAAACATTTGCATTTCCACATGACTCAGCACTTTGACATATTCATAGCATTTCTTGACACATAAATGCGTCAATTATTAATGcacttccattaaaaatttttctataatatttgTGTATAAGAACCATTGTGTTTTGCAATATGTTACGTGTGCTTTAAAGAccttataattttatattgatttaatATAGATTATACTATATATGCTATAAATATATAGTATATATCTTTGAAATCTATCATCTTGAAATCATGTAAGAAAATAAAGGGCATGTGTAAAACTATGTGAATGATGACTAATAATACTATTAATTCTTCCATCAATAACATTGAGGGAACCTGATTAAGAACCTTTCACTTTAATTGATTCCGTTCCGATTCATTTTCCGAATAATATTATCGAGCATTTAGGCCTGTTTAAGATTATTTCTAAGAAATGCTCTGAGAGCATTTGCCTTAGTAATTACAAATATTTAGTATGAATCTCACTTTACGTCAATTTTTCACATTGTTCTTATATGTTGAACCTTTGATAAACaatagttcaggttagcagtTGCAGTGACGATGATCAGAAATAAAATGAAGCTTTTTTGTTAAAGATATAGGTATCATTAtcgtagaaaaattattaaggaaTTGAGGATGCTCTTTATAGCAGTCGTTTCAAATTTGCAACAAATTTCCAGATAATTTGCAAAGTTTGTTTACACTTGGCGGTTTCATTCAAACACATTCTTGCAGCTGATCAAATAGCTCAATtgaatttgtaattaaaaaacaaaagatatAAAGCATCTTGGAATTGCAGCTCTTATCATTaagccaaatttttaaatatggacTTTGTATACTTTTCATGCAGTTTCTAGTATTTGACACGTGTGTCACAAACTATTTCACTCTTTCCGTTTACTCATGCTGATACTATTGataagaactttaaaaaaattgttgagatTCCTTTAGATAAATTTTGAGGAATTATGACAAATTTGCATGCGCGAACTGATTTCTTTCCGCTATGACTGATTAACCTCATTAATCCGTCACTTACtaataattctttattttgatgaCTAACCCTCTAATAACTGGGTTTACAAACTAAATTAGGGCACAAGGGATTTAAGCACAACAGCAATACTTTCTTTTTGAAAAGGTTTTATTATCACGATTCCTTGTTGAAACATTCAATATAATTTCTGTAAATATATTCACCATTAATATATAAACATTTCTCGtctatataataaataaaaataacaatcgataaagtaaaataaaacgatttttatcctctttattaaaaactttcatcTTTCAAATagattataacaaaaataaacttgcGGTAGATttgatcttaaaatttaatttaaaaatggccgTCGTCACTTTGAGCAGTGACTGCGCCGTAGGGAATGTTCCGTTCTTATTCCTGTGCCTCTCCTCCTCCGTGGATCGCATCAGGCAGGGTAACGACCCACAGCCGCGTGAGGACTGCCAGGGAGGAACGCGGGGGGCGAATGAGTGCTAATCGGAGACGTCACCATGGGGGTGTGTTGCATCGACAGGCTAGCCATTGCGGTGATGGTCTCCTTGTCCTCCTTCTCCGTACGCACAGCGTCCGTAAAGGAACACAGGGCTGTCTTGGATGCCTCTCGTAAACACGGCCAGTGAGCTGCTTGAACTGCGAACACCTTTTGTAATGCGAGGGAGGCATTAGCGCAAGGAGAACGTGCCAATTCCAGGGGCGAAATAGGTGAGGGAGCGTCTCCTAGAAGCACGCGAACGCACTCTTCCGCTGAATCGCATATTGAGGTCAAGTCGTACCCTCCCTCAAGCGCCAGCACTACTCGACCATGCGCCAATTGCATCAACTGTCTTGTCATGTAACCGAAACACGCGGGAGAAACGCGGTAGCCGCCCAACGGGGGCAAATGTCCGTCGGTGGCGTCGAATCCAGCCGACACCAAAATCACGTCGGGGTCAAATTCTTTAACGATCGGAAACACCACACTCCGAAAAGCTGCCAAATACTCCGCATCCCCCAGCGGAGGACTTAAACCTCCAGACCATGCTATGTTTACGTTATAGCCCATGCCCGCCCCGGTGCCGCATTCATTCGCCGCCCCCGTTCCTGGGAAGAAATTTCCATCGTCGTGCCGATGCATGGAAATCACCAGAACCCTGGGGTCATCATAGAAGATTACCTGAGTGCCGTTTCCGTGGTGTACGTCCCAGtcaaaaataagtattttctgCACTCGATGTTCTTTTTGTAACACGCGAGCGGCAATCGCCACAGAATTAAAGAAACAGAAACCCATGGCTTGTTGAGGTTCGGCATGGTGACCTGGTGGACGAACGATGGCAAACCCGTTCCGAATATCTCCGGTCCAGGTTCGTACTGCCAAGTCCACGGTACCTCCCACAGCCATGCGAGCTGCGGGCGCGGTATAATGCTCATTCCAGGTAGTGTCCGAATCAACGCCAATTCCTCCGCAATTCAGACGGACAAATGCGTTCACGGGAAGAGCGCTCAGTTTGCTCATGTCCACTTTGTGCCTGCAAATAACATAGATTTGTCAATAACGCAGGTCAGCATGTTCGATTTTACTTTtatatgttgattttttttcacttgaaGAATTTGAATCGACTATCCGAAACTCGCTCCTAACtataaatcgtaaaatttgcattgttctttctttcaatttttcaactgAATACAgtgcaataatttaattttgcacCCTCACTCACAGTAATTGAACCCCCTTGAACTTATAATGTAAATGTGTTGTCAACTACGCTTAAATTTGATTGGACTTTACCTGTTGAGCGAGCTGGTACCATATAATAGCGCGTGCGTCTCAGAATGGCATAGTTGCAACTCTTGCGTAGTAGCCTTCCGAGGGCGAAGCCTGTCGCACCTGGAAACCAATCCGGTTTCAAGCAATCTGGACCAAATGCTCTGCAACCGGCCGGCATGCTCAGGATGAAGGATGTTGTTAGCGCACACACAggcgtgtttgagcatttgACTGTCGTACGCTAAACCGGTGGTGGGGGAAGAAGAGGCCCGACGCCTGGTCAACGCAGGTATCCCGTCGGGCGCACCTAGGTGGACCACCGGCGAACTTAGCGCTCGAGATAATGGGCGGATACTGAGAATAAAACAAGAGCAAGGTCATTTATGAGTCAAGCCTTATATTTATTAGACCGATTTGATTAGAATTATTCACGAGCCCCCATCAAATGGAGGTCCAGTACATGTCTATGTCcgcgaaacaaaaaaacaaacgataattacaattaatcaaaatttccaaaaatattgatttactTTATCAACAGTTCCGTTCgttttttaagtatttgaaCTGAGTGGGAATAATTTTAGCCCCCCATTAGACAACGCAGTCATGTAATAACAGCGTGTCGTCGCGTAGCCTCCCTCAATTCGGATTATTCAAGAAAGTCCATGGAGAGCGGCCTTGAAGGCGCCCTCTAAAAATAGCCGAATCGATAAAGTGTATGGGCGACCACCTACCGGTCCGAAAATAGAACCAGCGGCGGCGCGTCTGGACAAAGGATTTACCATAAATCCACCCCCTGCTTTATAATCGACTTACCTCCTAGATTCGTTGGCTCGAAGCTCCAAATCCCTCTGCTCCTGCTCCTCGGGGGGCGGTTGAGGCGGTTCGGGCTCGGGAGGCAGGGGCCCACGAAGGAGAGGATGACCCAGAGGCAAGGGGGATGACTGAGTCCTTCCTAAGGGTCGTATTACTCCCCGAACTTGAGgttccttaaaaaattatttttttatttcttatgtTCTCCCCTAATGCCTAAGTTTTAGTCAAGAAGCATCTGATAGTAAATTTATATCTTTAGTCCCTttcaaaacataaatttattcaacTTCTGTGAAAAATTGCTGTTTTTACTGTTAAAACTCCCATTTACCACCACTGTGTCAATATTATCTAATCACATTCAGCAACACCAACCCCGCATCACATTgtcatatttgtttattatatgAGTTAGGCA
Encoded proteins:
- the LOC136347450 gene encoding uncharacterized protein isoform X2, producing the protein MLPSTLKGVNEETATSYNNPKLVVVLNRVPLYINATNVKTEKYSSSSDSDSDSYEEEFGIEESQTVVNFYIKLKKNIKKELPGDVNQNGNTEREKKSLHMKYNLDHTIKYEEIDIKSDNEGGDSQKQISFKASHQENPFGP
- the HDAC4 gene encoding histone deacetylase 5 isoform X1, with amino-acid sequence MSWAITNNKQQGMADGEAAERELEQQILQIKKQQQLQHQILLQHFHQQQQHLAEQHEQQLRRHLEEFWERQKQLQEIRQREQLEALRKKEKHEESAVASTEVKQKLQDFLRQRRSGNSKIARPDNSCWSEGMDTASDSSTTNNDFPLRKTASEPNLLKVRLKQRVMERRSSPMSKRLPPSLKKKLLSSCLPPSESPPQEPPKELSPPCEAEECQRLPLFSSPSMPNISLAAHHVLTPDLSEAAVRAACTARLGMPLTGQMLPGTLPFYPSLPAIDSEHEETPLDTISELQEPQVRGVIRPLGRTQSSPLPLGHPLLRGPLPPEPEPPQPPPEEQEQRDLELRANESRSIRPLSRALSSPVVHLGAPDGIPALTRRRASSSPTTGLAYDSQMLKHACVCANNILHPEHAGRLQSIWSRLLETGLVSRCDRLRPRKATTQELQLCHSETHALLYGTSSLNRHKVDMSKLSALPVNAFVRLNCGGIGVDSDTTWNEHYTAPAARMAVGGTVDLAVRTWTGDIRNGFAIVRPPGHHAEPQQAMGFCFFNSVAIAARVLQKEHRVQKILIFDWDVHHGNGTQVIFYDDPRVLVISMHRHDDGNFFPGTGAANECGTGAGMGYNVNIAWSGGLSPPLGDAEYLAAFRSVVFPIVKEFDPDVILVSAGFDATDGHLPPLGGYRVSPACFGYMTRQLMQLAHGRVVLALEGGYDLTSICDSAEECVRVLLGDAPSPISPLELARSPCANASLALQKVFAVQAAHWPCLREASKTALCSFTDAVRTEKEDKETITAMASLSMQHTPMVTSPISTHSPPAFLPGSPHAAVGRYPA
- the HDAC4 gene encoding histone deacetylase 4 isoform X2, producing MERRSSPMSKRLPPSLKKKLLSSCLPPSESPPQEPPKELSPPCEAEECQRLPLFSSPSMPNISLAAHHVLTPDLSEAAVRAACTARLGMPLTGQMLPGTLPFYPSLPAIDSEHEETPLDTISELQEPQVRGVIRPLGRTQSSPLPLGHPLLRGPLPPEPEPPQPPPEEQEQRDLELRANESRSIRPLSRALSSPVVHLGAPDGIPALTRRRASSSPTTGLAYDSQMLKHACVCANNILHPEHAGRLQSIWSRLLETGLVSRCDRLRPRKATTQELQLCHSETHALLYGTSSLNRHKVDMSKLSALPVNAFVRLNCGGIGVDSDTTWNEHYTAPAARMAVGGTVDLAVRTWTGDIRNGFAIVRPPGHHAEPQQAMGFCFFNSVAIAARVLQKEHRVQKILIFDWDVHHGNGTQVIFYDDPRVLVISMHRHDDGNFFPGTGAANECGTGAGMGYNVNIAWSGGLSPPLGDAEYLAAFRSVVFPIVKEFDPDVILVSAGFDATDGHLPPLGGYRVSPACFGYMTRQLMQLAHGRVVLALEGGYDLTSICDSAEECVRVLLGDAPSPISPLELARSPCANASLALQKVFAVQAAHWPCLREASKTALCSFTDAVRTEKEDKETITAMASLSMQHTPMVTSPISTHSPPAFLPGSPHAAVGRYPA